One Leptospira wolbachii serovar Codice str. CDC genomic region harbors:
- a CDS encoding alpha-ketoglutarate-dependent dioxygenase AlkB family protein — protein sequence MHLFPRSESENLLPYDGVLLYIPHFLPIDESHRIFGPLMEEIEWKPDEAILYGKHITTKRSVAWYAEKGFSYRYSGTTKTALPWSPLLLELKTKVEIASQEIFNSCLLNLYHDGSEGMAWHSDDETSLRPNSTIASVSFGAERTFRYKHKKTGEQVELQLEHGSLLLMKDVIQRHWLHSLPKAMKVKRPRINLTFRQFGLI from the coding sequence ATGCACCTATTCCCAAGATCCGAATCTGAAAATTTATTACCTTACGATGGAGTATTGTTGTACATCCCTCATTTTCTTCCTATAGATGAATCTCATCGAATTTTTGGTCCCTTAATGGAAGAGATCGAATGGAAACCAGATGAAGCCATCCTCTATGGAAAACACATTACCACCAAACGAAGTGTAGCTTGGTATGCGGAAAAAGGTTTTTCCTATCGATATTCGGGAACTACGAAAACTGCCCTTCCTTGGTCACCCCTCCTTTTAGAATTAAAAACAAAAGTGGAAATTGCCTCCCAAGAAATTTTCAATTCCTGTTTGTTGAATTTATACCATGATGGTAGTGAAGGGATGGCTTGGCATAGTGATGATGAAACTTCCTTACGTCCCAATTCAACCATTGCTTCTGTGAGTTTTGGTGCAGAACGAACTTTTCGTTATAAACATAAAAAAACGGGAGAACAGGTGGAGTTACAGTTAGAACATGGGAGTTTACTTTTGATGAAAGATGTCATCCAAAGACATTGGTTACATTCCCTCCCCAAAGCCATGAAAGTCAAACGACCGAGGATCAATTTAACTTTTCGTCAATTTGGATTGATTTGA
- a CDS encoding DUF4269 domain-containing protein — MHSLQANPFLQTEYLQFGTAKQQELFHDLEEWKILKCLHGFKPTLAGTIPLDIDTDTSDVDILVKFNIPAHLQKICYAKFRNLPNYSFSEKTIALRVTLVCRFQTKKFQYEIFGQSVEPTEQYAWIHLMVENRFLTLADSSFREEIRNLKRQGMKTEPAFCKLLDLKGDPYKTLIQWNQKTEDQFRELLLQKGFQINPN, encoded by the coding sequence ATGCATTCCCTTCAAGCCAATCCGTTCCTCCAAACAGAATATTTACAATTTGGAACAGCCAAACAACAGGAATTGTTTCATGATTTAGAAGAATGGAAAATTCTAAAATGCTTACATGGTTTCAAACCCACACTGGCGGGCACCATCCCTTTAGATATTGATACAGACACAAGCGATGTAGATATCCTTGTGAAATTCAACATCCCGGCACATTTACAAAAGATTTGTTATGCTAAGTTTCGTAATTTACCAAACTATAGTTTTTCAGAGAAAACAATTGCCCTTCGTGTAACTCTCGTTTGTCGATTTCAAACAAAAAAGTTTCAATATGAAATCTTTGGGCAATCGGTAGAACCTACAGAACAGTATGCTTGGATTCATCTGATGGTTGAAAATCGGTTTTTAACCTTGGCGGATTCCTCTTTTCGTGAAGAGATCCGAAATCTCAAACGACAAGGGATGAAAACTGAACCTGCTTTTTGCAAACTATTGGATCTGAAAGGAGATCCTTACAAAACACTCATCCAATGGAATCAAAAAACGGAGGATCAGTTTCGGGAATTACTCCTCCAAAAAGGATTTCAAATCAATCCAAATTGA
- a CDS encoding SDR family oxidoreductase yields the protein MKTINSALPVVVTGGSGYIASWIVKYLLEDGKSVRTTVRSLKDTKKIEHLLELQNKFKDKLTLFEADLLTDGSFDKAIEGVELVIHTASPFFVAGIKDAKKQLVEPALQGTRNVLNACNRISSVKRVVLTSSVAAIHSDNIDSLKVPNNTFTEEHWNTTSNLNHQPYAYSKTLAEKEAWEIQKRQTRWDLVVINPSFVMGPSLSKRLDGTSVEFMKNMLKGVFRTGVPDTKMGFVDVRDVAKAHILAGFTPSAKGRHITSAEVMPMLGVAKIIKEKFGKRYSVPTNNLPKALVYVIGPFFGLSWGYTKNNIGQPMNLNHEYSKTDLGLTYRPLTETFVDHVNQMESSGLL from the coding sequence ATGAAAACAATCAATTCAGCGTTGCCCGTTGTTGTAACGGGAGGATCCGGATACATTGCCTCTTGGATCGTTAAGTATCTGTTGGAAGATGGAAAGTCGGTGCGTACCACTGTTCGTAGTTTAAAAGATACGAAAAAAATTGAACATCTACTAGAACTACAAAATAAGTTTAAAGACAAACTTACATTATTCGAAGCTGATTTATTAACGGATGGAAGTTTTGATAAAGCGATTGAAGGTGTTGAGCTTGTGATTCATACAGCCTCTCCCTTTTTTGTTGCTGGAATTAAGGATGCAAAAAAACAACTGGTCGAACCAGCATTACAAGGTACAAGAAATGTTTTGAACGCATGCAATCGTATTTCTTCCGTTAAACGAGTTGTATTAACATCAAGTGTTGCGGCGATTCATAGTGATAATATCGATTCCTTAAAAGTTCCAAACAATACCTTTACTGAGGAACATTGGAACACAACCAGCAATCTAAATCACCAACCTTATGCTTATTCAAAAACTTTAGCTGAAAAAGAAGCCTGGGAGATTCAAAAAAGGCAAACACGTTGGGATTTAGTTGTGATCAATCCTTCTTTTGTGATGGGGCCTTCTCTTTCCAAACGACTCGATGGAACTAGTGTTGAGTTTATGAAAAATATGTTGAAGGGAGTATTTCGCACAGGAGTTCCGGATACGAAGATGGGATTTGTGGATGTTAGAGATGTTGCAAAGGCGCATATCTTAGCTGGATTTACTCCGAGTGCCAAAGGAAGACATATTACTTCAGCCGAAGTCATGCCAATGTTAGGTGTTGCAAAGATCATTAAAGAAAAATTTGGTAAACGATATTCGGTTCCTACTAACAATCTACCGAAGGCGCTTGTGTATGTGATTGGACCTTTCTTTGGATTGTCTTGGGGTTATACGAAAAATAATATTGGCCAACCGATGAACTTAAACCATGAGTATAGTAAAACTGATTTAGGTTTAACCTATCGTCCACTGACTGAAACTTTTGTGGATCATGTGAATCAAATGGAAAGTTCGGGATTGTTATAA
- a CDS encoding MBL fold metallo-hydrolase yields the protein MLVKTRFLKKINPSLLIPFLLLLLFFSHCAFRPSGTLSQYDSYFPHESPSNLIPKGKVRVTFLGTTSILLDDGETQILTDGFFSRPSLWKTAFSKIESDPSTVQSVIDKAKIERLRAIFVCHSHYDHVMDAPLVAKQTKAKLFGSFSTLNVGLGSGLSLEQMEKFQPGKPIAIGKFTITVLESKHTPPFRIFGKTNATDPNHPNIDSPLITPVKATDYIEGGTFDFFIQHGKNKILIKSSTNFVEGAFDKIKADVLFLGIAQLSLQPIPFQEQFYQQTVKTLKPKLLIPIHWDNFFKPLSEPLEPNLQLGDDFESSMKYILKRTQEEKLEVQLLQGFETIDLF from the coding sequence ATGTTAGTTAAAACAAGGTTCCTCAAGAAAATAAATCCTTCTCTACTCATCCCATTTCTTCTGCTTCTTCTCTTTTTTAGTCATTGTGCTTTTCGCCCTTCTGGAACCTTAAGTCAATACGATTCTTATTTCCCACATGAGAGTCCTTCGAACCTCATCCCAAAAGGAAAAGTGCGAGTTACCTTTCTCGGAACCACATCCATCCTGTTAGATGATGGGGAAACACAAATTTTAACAGATGGATTCTTTTCTAGACCATCTCTTTGGAAAACGGCATTTTCCAAAATAGAATCAGATCCATCTACAGTTCAATCTGTAATCGATAAAGCTAAAATCGAGAGACTGAGAGCCATTTTTGTCTGTCATTCTCACTATGATCACGTCATGGATGCACCACTTGTCGCCAAACAAACAAAGGCGAAGTTATTCGGTTCTTTCTCGACACTCAATGTGGGACTTGGGTCCGGGCTTAGCTTAGAACAAATGGAAAAGTTTCAACCAGGTAAACCCATCGCCATCGGAAAGTTTACCATCACTGTTTTGGAATCTAAACACACACCTCCCTTTCGAATTTTTGGAAAAACAAATGCCACAGATCCTAATCATCCAAATATCGATTCTCCACTCATTACACCAGTTAAAGCAACAGACTATATTGAAGGTGGGACCTTTGATTTTTTCATTCAACATGGAAAAAATAAAATTTTAATCAAAAGTAGTACAAACTTTGTAGAAGGTGCTTTTGATAAAATAAAAGCGGATGTTTTGTTTTTGGGGATTGCTCAACTTTCTTTACAACCCATTCCTTTTCAGGAACAATTTTATCAGCAAACTGTAAAAACTTTAAAACCCAAACTGCTAATCCCCATCCATTGGGATAATTTTTTCAAACCACTTTCAGAACCTTTGGAACCAAATCTCCAACTAGGCGATGATTTTGAATCGAGTATGAAATACATTTTGAAACGAACCCAAGAGGAAAAATTAGAAGTCCAGTTATTACAAGGATTTGAAACTATCGATTTGTTTTAG
- the trxA gene encoding thioredoxin, giving the protein MSENLPKSFEELVQTHDKPILVDFWAPWCGPCQVVAPELEKLAKDWKGKVSIIKINTDEKQEIAGKYGITGIPTMILFKNGKEVHRISGAMRSEEMKRVFGGLI; this is encoded by the coding sequence ATGTCCGAAAATTTACCAAAAAGTTTCGAGGAATTAGTCCAAACACATGACAAACCGATCCTAGTGGATTTTTGGGCCCCTTGGTGTGGCCCTTGTCAAGTGGTGGCACCAGAACTAGAAAAACTAGCAAAGGACTGGAAGGGAAAGGTTTCCATTATCAAAATCAATACGGATGAAAAGCAAGAAATTGCCGGTAAATACGGTATCACGGGAATCCCTACAATGATTCTTTTTAAAAATGGAAAGGAGGTCCATCGTATATCTGGTGCTATGCGAAGCGAGGAGATGAAAAGAGTATTCGGTGGCCTAATCTAA
- a CDS encoding discoidin domain-containing protein, translated as MKKIILSLSLLFFLFCKGSSIEKSVVIERIQAASSADGTSPINVFKSGKYWKPETSLDGITIFFSNGAQWNQPGKTDGRAFFSELSIECKDKKGYVALYKDGSYATNFDCSKTEIQKIRSNGVHVIYLLPDSGNGIESVSFFQDGKKLEVTYPEPIQGEVKASSTLPNYPAYSLFDGSIDFAWVEGAKTDGVGETFQINLEDEIDLSGIEIFNGYQRLDSLFHKNGSVTELQVSNGSDSFTLKVEDKQGGQRIFFPKTISGKNFTFKIQKVRPGNTWSDTVIAEIILLGEKGKRFTVIDQNAEKFKESILSKTDGTILSSLVNKAVFGDMPEGRLDYVFRSNGSFVIWKDDTVEKRVLDGNWVLLDANSSEAKIKIFGRDHKVVTTSLDADSPYSQTTEEESTLIFSDTLTITPATIGGLQLVGNKVQISN; from the coding sequence TTGAAAAAAATAATCCTGTCTCTTTCCCTTCTATTTTTCCTTTTTTGTAAGGGTAGTTCAATTGAAAAATCCGTTGTCATTGAAAGGATCCAAGCCGCATCCTCAGCAGACGGAACCAGTCCTATAAACGTCTTTAAATCGGGTAAGTACTGGAAACCAGAAACTAGTTTGGATGGAATCACCATCTTTTTTTCGAATGGTGCACAATGGAACCAGCCGGGCAAAACCGATGGCCGCGCTTTTTTTAGTGAACTCTCTATCGAATGTAAGGACAAAAAAGGATATGTTGCTTTATACAAGGACGGAAGTTATGCGACAAATTTCGACTGTTCCAAAACAGAAATTCAAAAAATTCGTTCCAACGGTGTTCACGTAATTTATCTCCTCCCTGATTCTGGAAATGGAATTGAATCAGTCTCTTTTTTCCAAGATGGAAAAAAATTAGAAGTAACTTATCCTGAACCAATCCAAGGCGAAGTAAAAGCTAGTAGTACACTTCCAAACTACCCCGCCTATAGTTTGTTCGATGGGAGTATCGACTTTGCTTGGGTAGAAGGAGCCAAAACAGACGGAGTGGGTGAAACCTTCCAAATTAATTTAGAAGATGAAATCGATTTATCTGGTATTGAAATTTTTAACGGATACCAACGATTGGATTCACTTTTCCATAAAAATGGATCAGTAACAGAATTACAAGTATCCAATGGTTCTGATTCCTTTACTCTCAAAGTGGAAGACAAACAAGGTGGACAAAGAATTTTCTTTCCTAAAACAATTTCAGGAAAGAATTTTACGTTTAAAATTCAAAAAGTCCGTCCAGGAAATACTTGGAGTGATACCGTCATTGCGGAAATCATTTTACTGGGAGAAAAGGGAAAACGATTCACAGTCATTGATCAGAATGCTGAGAAATTCAAAGAGTCCATCCTTTCTAAAACAGATGGCACTATTCTTTCTAGTTTAGTCAACAAAGCTGTCTTTGGAGATATGCCAGAAGGTCGTTTGGATTATGTATTTCGCTCCAATGGATCTTTTGTCATTTGGAAAGATGATACAGTCGAAAAACGCGTTTTAGATGGAAATTGGGTGCTGCTTGATGCAAATTCAAGTGAAGCAAAAATCAAAATCTTTGGAAGAGATCATAAAGTAGTCACTACGAGTTTAGATGCAGACAGTCCTTACTCGCAAACTACCGAAGAAGAGTCCACGTTGATTTTCAGTGATACATTGACTATAACTCCTGCAACTATTGGTGGCTTGCAATTGGTCGGAAACAAAGTCCAGATTTCTAACTAA
- a CDS encoding VanW family protein: protein MGFSFKKKSIPGMNRRIQRGNLRLFLGKIYFQWKRYLVWFLERKTFAVTKVPLQEVTLTFPISIFKHSSPIYRKLKDVPMYLQENKKINLEIAISKLDGIVLYPNQVFSFWYLVGKPTKRKGYLPGMQLRNGGFVERTGGGLCQMANLIYWMTLHSPLEVKERWRHSFDIFPDSERTLPFGSGATLSYNYIDLQIKNTTKQPFVLHLWIEDGYLKGEWRSDVEIPFLYQVYESYHGFHAEPWGGYTRRNTIRRKKISKSTREILEDQLVTENVAWMMYEPLLESKVQNSDSTNM from the coding sequence ATGGGATTTAGTTTCAAAAAAAAATCTATCCCTGGTATGAATCGAAGAATCCAACGAGGGAACCTTCGGTTGTTTCTCGGTAAGATCTATTTTCAATGGAAACGTTACTTGGTTTGGTTTCTCGAAAGAAAGACCTTTGCTGTAACCAAAGTTCCGCTGCAGGAGGTAACTCTTACCTTTCCCATTTCTATTTTTAAACATTCGTCGCCCATCTATCGCAAACTAAAAGATGTACCTATGTATCTCCAAGAGAACAAAAAGATAAACTTGGAAATCGCCATTTCTAAGTTAGATGGAATTGTTTTGTATCCAAACCAAGTTTTTTCGTTTTGGTATCTTGTGGGCAAACCCACGAAACGAAAAGGGTATTTGCCTGGAATGCAACTGCGCAATGGCGGGTTTGTGGAACGCACTGGCGGTGGGCTTTGCCAAATGGCAAACCTCATTTATTGGATGACCCTACACTCTCCCTTAGAAGTGAAGGAAAGATGGCGGCATAGTTTTGATATCTTTCCTGATTCCGAAAGAACCCTGCCCTTTGGATCAGGTGCCACTTTGTCCTACAACTACATTGATTTACAAATTAAAAATACAACCAAACAACCATTTGTTTTGCATCTTTGGATTGAAGATGGATATCTAAAAGGGGAATGGCGTTCCGATGTAGAAATTCCTTTTCTCTATCAGGTCTATGAATCCTACCACGGGTTTCATGCAGAACCTTGGGGGGGGTATACAAGACGGAATACAATTCGTAGAAAAAAGATTTCGAAATCTACGCGTGAGATTTTGGAAGATCAGTTGGTAACAGAAAATGTAGCTTGGATGATGTACGAACCTCTTCTGGAATCGAAGGTACAAAATTCCGATTCTACCAATATGTAA
- a CDS encoding M15 family metallopeptidase → MEKNLKLFIFTFFFAIPFISLVSQNKENKLIVFDRPAYEESLKKMPSKELINLGKKIPDISLDIKYATPNNFTKQVIYKEAKAFARKPVAEALGEAQKEFLKLGYSIKIFDAYRPYRATIKFFEIIGDTRYVASPKTGSRHNKGCAIDLTLVDLNTNKELTMPTEYDSFRKEAWAEAPVSDSEILKNRTILIQVLTNHGFRVNKTEWWHFDFVGCAGFEVLDIPFEDLE, encoded by the coding sequence ATGGAAAAAAATTTGAAACTATTTATATTCACTTTTTTTTTCGCAATTCCCTTTATCTCTTTGGTTTCTCAAAACAAGGAAAACAAACTCATTGTTTTCGATCGTCCGGCTTATGAAGAATCCTTAAAAAAGATGCCCAGTAAAGAACTGATTAATTTAGGAAAGAAAATACCGGATATTTCTTTAGATATCAAATATGCCACTCCAAACAACTTTACCAAACAAGTAATCTACAAAGAAGCCAAAGCATTTGCAAGAAAACCGGTGGCGGAAGCTTTAGGTGAGGCACAAAAAGAGTTTTTGAAACTTGGATACTCAATCAAAATCTTTGATGCCTACAGACCTTATAGAGCGACTATAAAATTTTTTGAAATCATTGGAGATACAAGATATGTAGCCTCACCAAAAACGGGATCTAGGCATAACAAAGGTTGTGCAATTGACTTAACTTTGGTGGATTTAAATACAAATAAAGAGCTAACAATGCCAACGGAATATGATTCCTTTCGAAAAGAGGCTTGGGCCGAGGCACCGGTTAGTGACTCGGAAATTCTAAAAAACCGAACGATTTTGATCCAAGTGCTGACGAACCATGGATTTCGGGTGAACAAAACCGAGTGGTGGCATTTTGATTTTGTGGGTTGTGCCGGCTTTGAAGTATTGGACATTCCCTTTGAGGACTTGGAGTGA
- a CDS encoding HepT-like ribonuclease domain-containing protein, with the protein MSKNSDIAKLEFILQMILDIERIIERHESLDKALDDFEGNHALLMCLQQIGEALGKLKNESWKIELESKEASLMRNYIVHDYLGIKLEIIKKTITINIPVIKEKILNLIHNK; encoded by the coding sequence ATGTCTAAAAATTCAGACATAGCTAAGTTAGAATTTATTTTACAAATGATTTTAGATATCGAAAGGATCATTGAAAGACACGAAAGTCTTGATAAGGCCTTAGATGATTTTGAAGGGAATCATGCGTTACTTATGTGTTTACAACAAATTGGGGAAGCACTGGGAAAACTAAAAAACGAAAGCTGGAAAATTGAATTAGAATCCAAAGAAGCCAGTCTTATGCGAAACTATATAGTCCATGATTACTTAGGCATAAAATTAGAAATAATCAAAAAAACAATTACTATCAATATTCCTGTAATCAAAGAGAAAATTCTTAATTTAATACATAACAAATAA
- a CDS encoding nucleotidyltransferase family protein yields MIQNEIKEKLRQIAKSHEKDGLEIIGYFGSFATNSENNKSDLDVLFRTTKIAADKYPGWKIFNLYEEVRKELEEEFKLKVDLADIDALTEIGKKYIIPSVVYV; encoded by the coding sequence ATGATACAAAATGAAATCAAAGAAAAACTAAGACAAATTGCTAAATCCCACGAAAAAGATGGCTTAGAGATCATTGGTTACTTTGGATCTTTTGCAACAAATAGCGAAAATAATAAAAGTGATTTGGATGTTTTGTTTCGCACAACGAAGATTGCAGCAGATAAATACCCTGGTTGGAAAATATTTAATCTTTATGAAGAAGTTCGAAAAGAACTAGAAGAAGAGTTCAAACTAAAAGTCGATTTAGCTGATATCGATGCATTAACTGAAATCGGGAAAAAATACATTATACCATCAGTCGTCTATGTCTAA
- a CDS encoding PH domain-containing protein, with protein sequence MLSQETIVSQIKSLLSNHPNINLDILFLYVPEFKILHELIQDDEIIQGYCMGLLEGSNEKYSAGKWIVVLTNKRFHLVRNPMMGSSFQHNIIEFTNIKKLTTKLGWFFGQIQWEQESNTIRMIQIGKKDYSFFLPSLKHFL encoded by the coding sequence ATGTTATCCCAAGAAACTATCGTTTCGCAAATCAAAAGCTTACTTTCCAATCATCCGAACATAAACCTAGATATTTTATTCCTTTATGTTCCCGAATTCAAAATCCTTCACGAACTAATCCAAGATGACGAAATCATCCAAGGTTATTGTATGGGACTCCTCGAAGGGTCCAATGAAAAATACAGCGCCGGCAAATGGATTGTGGTTTTAACCAATAAACGATTTCACTTGGTTCGAAACCCTATGATGGGATCAAGTTTCCAACACAATATAATAGAATTTACAAATATTAAAAAACTTACCACCAAGTTGGGTTGGTTTTTTGGCCAAATCCAATGGGAACAAGAAAGCAACACAATAAGAATGATTCAAATAGGAAAAAAAGATTACAGTTTTTTCCTTCCTAGTTTGAAACATTTCCTTTGA
- a CDS encoding MaoC/PaaZ C-terminal domain-containing protein translates to MAKIEFDKVEVGQTLPPLDIPVIEHANLVRYAGASGDFNPIHNDPDFARKAGLDGTISHGMYVMAQVGRLCTSWAEQKDIAYFGVTFKAMTKLGEKLTIVGTIKKKFEKDGKKTVTVLVEAKNEAGEVKAGGDLVVNAV, encoded by the coding sequence ATGGCAAAAATCGAATTTGATAAAGTAGAAGTTGGTCAGACTCTTCCTCCACTAGATATCCCCGTCATCGAACATGCAAATTTAGTTCGTTATGCGGGAGCATCCGGAGATTTTAACCCCATCCACAACGATCCTGATTTCGCAAGAAAAGCAGGCCTTGACGGAACCATCTCTCACGGTATGTATGTTATGGCGCAAGTAGGAAGACTATGTACTTCTTGGGCAGAACAAAAAGACATCGCATACTTTGGAGTGACTTTCAAAGCCATGACAAAACTTGGCGAAAAACTTACCATCGTTGGAACCATCAAAAAGAAATTTGAAAAAGATGGTAAAAAAACGGTAACTGTTCTTGTAGAAGCTAAAAACGAAGCTGGTGAAGTCAAAGCCGGTGGAGACTTAGTCGTCAACGCAGTATAA
- a CDS encoding FAS1-like dehydratase domain-containing protein — MAITKDIVGKKLDRFDFTVERGKIKEFCLAINEKNPIYFDVEEAKKAGYSDVPAPPTFPTVIMFWGYPKIWNDMAELGIDLSKILHLKEEYTYHKILYPGKVYAQSEISDVKSGRAEIVTFKTTIYDEKNDPILSAEMAIFIRKD, encoded by the coding sequence ATGGCAATAACCAAAGATATAGTTGGAAAAAAACTAGATCGTTTTGATTTCACAGTGGAACGAGGAAAGATCAAAGAATTCTGCCTCGCCATCAACGAAAAAAACCCAATCTATTTTGATGTAGAAGAAGCAAAGAAAGCAGGATACTCTGATGTTCCCGCTCCTCCCACTTTCCCTACAGTCATTATGTTCTGGGGATACCCAAAGATTTGGAACGATATGGCAGAACTCGGTATCGACCTTTCCAAAATCCTTCACTTAAAAGAAGAGTATACGTATCACAAAATTCTGTATCCGGGCAAAGTGTACGCACAGTCCGAAATTTCTGATGTAAAATCAGGAAGAGCAGAAATCGTAACTTTCAAAACAACCATCTATGATGAAAAAAATGATCCCATCCTTTCTGCAGAAATGGCGATTTTCATTCGTAAGGATTAA
- a CDS encoding alpha/beta hydrolase, whose product MSNWEQAYSREESTFQNKDGGKIYYQIYRPKSGVKRVLVVHHGIGEHGGRYNFLLEALAERNYAIYLIDARGHGKSDGRRGVITHFSDFFADLKELIDIAKRNEGVSKVTLLGHSMGAAVTFLYTATDNYQNDLDAYICSALPIKVKTDLVMDIKKGAGGLLAKFVPTLTVPTGLDVNMISHDKSVVEAYVKDPLVHGNVGAYLGDYLLNCYALALESATKINVPIYMFHGKEDQIALVQGTLDAFEKVNSKDKTMKIFDGLYHETMNELPKDRAVVFKELVSWIDKH is encoded by the coding sequence ATGAGTAATTGGGAACAAGCCTACTCCCGTGAGGAGTCTACCTTTCAAAATAAAGACGGCGGAAAGATTTATTATCAAATCTACCGACCCAAGTCTGGTGTAAAACGTGTGCTCGTTGTGCACCACGGAATTGGGGAACACGGTGGTCGTTACAACTTTTTGTTGGAAGCACTGGCAGAACGCAATTACGCCATTTACCTCATTGATGCCAGAGGTCACGGTAAATCCGATGGACGTCGTGGTGTCATCACCCACTTCTCCGATTTTTTTGCTGACCTGAAAGAACTCATCGACATCGCCAAACGGAACGAAGGTGTCAGTAAAGTTACCTTACTTGGTCATTCTATGGGTGCTGCTGTTACCTTTCTTTATACAGCGACAGACAATTACCAAAACGATTTGGATGCTTACATCTGTAGTGCCCTTCCCATCAAAGTCAAAACCGACCTTGTGATGGATATCAAAAAAGGTGCTGGTGGTTTGTTAGCAAAATTTGTTCCCACTCTCACGGTTCCCACAGGTCTCGATGTCAATATGATTTCCCATGACAAATCTGTAGTGGAAGCCTACGTAAAAGATCCGTTAGTGCATGGGAATGTTGGAGCTTACTTGGGAGATTATCTACTGAATTGTTATGCTCTCGCATTAGAATCGGCTACAAAAATCAATGTACCAATTTATATGTTCCATGGAAAGGAAGACCAAATCGCCCTGGTCCAAGGAACTTTGGATGCCTTCGAGAAGGTAAATTCCAAAGACAAAACAATGAAAATTTTTGACGGATTGTACCACGAAACCATGAACGAACTTCCCAAAGACAGAGCTGTCGTCTTTAAAGAGTTAGTTTCTTGGATCGATAAACACTAA